TTTGAGTGATGGTTTGCCCGGTACTTGTCAGTAATTAGCTAGCTAGTTTGCATTTCGACACAATCAATTTTTGTGCCCGACGGATTTTTGTATACACTAGCCGAAAATAATAAAGTCGAAGTGCCACAATAACGATGGCGCTATCTTCAAAGACATCGCTTCACCTGGAGAAACAATGAAAACTCGCTCAATCCTTTTATCTGGCTTAATCGCTGCTTCACTATTGTCTGGCAACGCTTTTGCTAATGTAGACCTTAAGAAAAACATGCAAGAAATGAAGCTTGCGTTCAAACAAGCGGCAGAAGCTCAAAGCATTGAAGAGATGCAAAAGCCTATCGTTCGTTTAGATACGCTAGTGGCAGAGCTGAAAACGGGTGTTTACCCAGTCGAGAAAGAAGACAACTTCATGGAAGGGTTCAAAAAGATCAGTGCATCATTGGATAGCATTGAGCAGAAGCTAGACCAAGGTGACTTAGAGTCGGCACAGCAGGAACTTCGTACTATTGACGGCCTGCGTGAAGAGTACCATGAGAAGCGTAATCCAAGCATTTGGAGCAAGATCTTCGGCTAATTTGCCAATCAATTGAGTTTGCTAGATACGTAACAAAGAGCAAAACCTCAAGATTCGATTTCTAAAACGCTGTCTTACATTACCCTCTTCAAGGGAAGGTGTAAGGCGGCGTTTTTTATTGTCGTTTCTCTAAACAGTTTACTGCTATTTTTCTAGACATTTTACTGCTAATGGACGCGTAACATTCTTTTGGCTCTTTGGTTGTAACCAGTTTTTAACTAAAAAGAGTGTGCGTTAGCTTCAATTTTTTAACTTGCTGTTAATCTTTACGTTTACCTATATTCCAAGTCCCTCATAATAAGGGAAATTTATAAAGATTTGGAATAATGCGCCGAACCTCGTTCAACTTCTCCATGTTACTTGCTACAGCATTAAGCTGGGTGCTGGTGACATTAATGCCTGTTATCAATGCTCATGGTAATAGTGCGGGAGTATGGGCGTCGTTATGTACGGTCAATGGCTTTGAACTGGTTCAAATTGAAGAAGGTGAACCTAATACTCATAAAGGAAAGCCGTGTCCCTTTAGCCATTTTTCCACGTTTCACCAAGACAATCTTCCAACTACACTACTGACAACTCGATTGAGTTCTATTGTCTCAGACAGCTACGCTTTTTTGGCTCTAAGCGAACGCTACACGAGACAAGCCCCGCGCGGCCCTCCCTTTGGTATTGCTTAAACCTAACCCACTAACATAATTAGAAAATAAAGTATTAAGTAAAGTTAAACATGCTCAGATTACTTTCTGATTTTTCAGAAGGTACGTTTGCGTGTGTCAAAGGAAATTATAATGTTGAGAAATGAATCTCAAATCCCTGCGAAAGCACAAGTAACTTCGCAGTCTAAAAGCAGTGCAACAACCGGTTCGAAAACCAATATAAAAAGCAAAGACCGCAATAAAACTCTCTACTTCCTCACTTGGCGCTGGCACTTCTATGCCGGGCTATTCGTTATCCCATTTATGTTGATGTTGAGTATTACTGGATTGGTGATGCTGTTTGACGATGAAATCGAACTTGCTTTCCATCAAGACGCGATTGAAATTGTTGCATCGGGCGAACCGATCAAGGTGTCACAACAATTAGCTGCCGTACAAAATCACTACCCACAAGGTACGGTGACACAGTTTGTACCGAGCAAAGTCCCTGATCTTGCGAACCGATTTCCTGTATCACTTGAGGATGGCACTTCCGTTTTCGCCACGGTGAATCAATACACTGGCGAAGTGGTAGGAGAAATCCCCCGCAGCGATAGTCTGTATCAACTGGCGAATGACATTCACGGCACTTTGTTGATTGGTGATTGGGGTGATTACCTAATTGAAGTCGCAATAAGCTTGTCTATTCTGTTACTCATCAGTGGTATTTACTTATGGTTACCGAGAGATAACGCGAGCCGTGCTGGCTTTCTTAAACTTCGATTTGGTTCAGGAACGCGTGTTTTAATGCGAGATCTACATGCGAACATCGGTGGAACACTGTCATTCATTCTTCTGTTATTTATTCTATCAGGATTATCGTGGACTGGTTTTTGGGGTGGTAAGCTAGTGCAAGCATGGAGTACTTTTCCTGCTCAAATGTGGGACGATATTCCTCTGTCTAACGAAACGCATGCTTCTTTAAATCACGGGTCTGAAGAGGAAATGCCTTGGAACCTAGAGCAAACTCCACTGCCTTTATCTCAAGATAAGCCAGCAGAACACGTCCACCAAGTAGAAGAAGCGTCTGAAGCTCATGACCATTCTAAGATGGGTGAGGATCATTCTCAGCATGTATTATCTGCCAGTAATTTCTCGATTGATGATGTGATAGAAAAAGCTCAATCTATTGGTTTTACACAATATAAAGTCAATTTTCCGCGCTCAGAAACGGGCGTTTACACCGTGGCTGCCAATACCATGGGAGGCGATATCATCGACCCAACCCAAGATCGCACGACTCACCTCGACCAGTATTCAGGGCGCATTCTAGGAGAGGTGACGTGGCAAGATTACAATTTATTCGCCAAAACCTTAGCCGTCGGTATTTCTCTGCATCAAGGTGACATCAGCATCATTAATAAGCTTCTAAATGCGTTGTTCTGTTTGGCGTTCATTGTGGTGTCAGTGACTGGTGGAGTAATGTGGTGGATACGCAGACCTTCAGGCCAAAGAAAGTTGGGAACGCCACCGAAGTTTGGCGATGCTGGTTTTTGGAAAGCAGGCTTAGTGACTGTGGTTATTATTTCGATACTGTTTCCACTCGCGGGTGCAACTATCGTGACAGCAATGCTATTGGATTGGTTACTGTTTTCACGCGTTGAGAGATTCAAGACCGCGTTGAGTTAATTGACATGCAAACGGACTTTCTCGACTTGAGAAGGTCCGTTTATTTATCAGATGAGAGATTCCTTTGTGAGGAAGACTTTAGACTAGATGCTGCTCTAGATTTGATAAAGCTTTAGATCTGATAAAGCTCAAGCGGCAGGCCGTCTGGGTCTGCGAAAAACGTAAATGATTTCCCCGTAAACTCATCAACTCGAATTGGTTCGACTTCAATGCCTTGTCCTTCCAAATAGCTTTTGACATGTTGAACATCATCAACACAAAAAGCCAAATGTCTCAACCCTTGAGCTTCCGGAAAGCTTGGTCTTTCAGGTGCGTCAGGGAAGCTGAATAATTCTATTTGAGCGCCATTAGGCAGTGCCAAGTCGAGCTTATACGACTGACGTGCTTCACGATAATTTTCCGCAATCACTTCAAGCTTTAAAACTTCTGTATAAAAGCGTTTAGAGACTTCGTAGTCTGAGCAAATAATGGCGGCGTGGTGTATTCCTTTCAGCATTAGTTTATTTCTCCTGCCAGTTTGTCACCCAAGTGTTCCATCGCATAATCAATGAACACACGCAACCGGGCAGGCATGTACTTGGTTTGAGCAAACTGCATCGCGATAGCGCCATGGTAATTACTCTTGATGGTCCAATCTTCTAGTACTTGCACTACAGAACCTTCAGCCAACGCATCTTGAATCACGAAGTCGTGGAAAATGCCGACGCCAAGCCCTTCTTTCACGCCTTTAAGTCGCATCTGAGAGTGGTTTACCGCGTAACGTCCACTGACGGGAACGGTGTGAAACTCATCATCTTTAAGAAAGTCCCAAATGTGGTCTTTATCTGTCTCTGCAAGATACAAACAATCGTGTTTAGACAGCTCGGTAGGGTGGTGAGGAATCCCTTTCGCTTCTAAATAGCTAGGGCTTGCACACAACACGAGGTTTGTTTTTCCGAGTTCTTTCAATACCAAACTCTCGTCAGGTTTGTCGGTAAGGCGAAAGGCAATGTCGATGCCTTGGCGCAATATGTCGATGTCGCCATCAGCTGCCCTTAGCTTGAGTTGAATCTCTGGATACTGATTTAAAAATGGAACAACAAAAGGCTGTAGCACTGAGTTCAAGAACGCCTCAGGCGCCGCTACCGTTATAGAGCCTGCAGGTTCAGTATGGTCGGAGGTAGACAGCTCAACCGCTTGTTGCGCCGCATTAATCATGACCACGCTTTGGTCGTATACCAACTGGCCTGCTTGCGTGATGATCAATGTACGAGTGGTTCGCTCGAACAGCTTTACTGAGAGTGCTTTTTCTAGACGTGTGATCAATTTACTCAACGCTGAAGGTGTAACGCCTAGCTGTTTTGCTGCGGCGGTAAAGCTCCCCTCATTCACAACTAAGATAAACGAGGCGAGATCGGGAAGTAGGGCGATGAGTTTTGGGTTAATCATAAGTATCCAGTTGGGCTAGTTGCAACGATGAGCTTATTGATAATTGTGAGTGATTTACTTTGATTTGTGAATCAATTTCATTAATTACTTGGCGTGATTGCTCTGATTGCTCTGATTGCTCTGATTGCTCTGATTGCTTGGCGTGTTTTGCTTTTCATCTCATCGGTTTTCATCTGTATAGCAGAGTTGCTGATGCACATTCTAAGAGAAGCGGATAATCATCACCATATCGTTTTGAGATGAAAAATAGAGATCTGATATGAAAGTGAAATTAGACACAAACGGAAGGGGATTTGACGTTAAAAAGAGCAGGTAAGACGCGTTTATGTGCCCTGTGTCACTGGGATGAACCATTATTAGTGCCTGTGATTCATTAATGTTTTTCCAACTAAAGGGATAATCGAGAAGGGGATGTTCAACTAGAATAGGGGTATAAGTTTTACAGTGTAAATGATCGAATTGAAATCGTTTACATCCCCTACATAATGCGGCGCGCGATGCTGCTGAATAATAATTAGGAAGGAATAGACAATGTCTTCTGCATTTTACCAACAGATTCAAACTCAAATCGAAGAAGTTAAAGAAGAAGGTCTTTACAAGTCTGAGCGCATTATCACTTCTGCACAAAAAGCAGCGGTTTCTATCTCGACTGGTGAAGAAGTACTAAACTTCTGTGCAAACAACTACTTAGGTCTTGCGAACCACCCAGCTCTTATCGAAGCAGCTAAAGACGGTATGGATCAGCACGGCTTTGGTATGGCTTCAGTACGTTTCATCTGTGGTACTCAAGACTCTCACAAAGAACTAGAGCAAAAGCTATCTACGTTCCTTGGTAAAGAAGACACTATCCTTTACACATCTTGCTTTGATGCAAACGCTGGCCTATTCGAAACGATTCTAGGCAAAGAAGACGCAATCATTTCTGATGCTCTAAACCACGCATCTATCATTGATGGTGTTCGTCTATGTAAAGCAATGCGCTTCCGTTACTCGAACAACAACATGGAAGAGCTAGAGCAACAACTTATCGCAGCTAAAGAAGCGGGCGCTCGTCACACGCTTATCGTAACTGACGGTGTGTTCTCAATGGACGGCGTAGTCGCTAACCTTCCTGCTATCTGTGATCTTGCTGACAAGTACGGCGCACTAGTGATGGTTGATGACTCTCATGCAGTTGGCTTCATGGGTGAAAACGGCGCGGGTACTCACGAGTTCCATAACGTTGTTGACCGTATCGACATCATCACAGGTACGCTTGGTAAAGCAATGGGTGGCGCTTCAGGCGGTTACACTTCTGGTAAAAAAGAAGTAATCGACTGGTTACGTCAGCGTTCTCGTCCATACCTATTCTCTAACTCTGTTGCACCTGCAATCGTATCGGCGTCTATCCGCGTTCTAGATCTTCTAGCGGAATCTGGCGACCTACGTACTCAACTATGGGAAAACTCTGCTCACTTCCGTACTCGTATGGAAGCAGCTGGTTTCACTATGGGTGGTGCTGACCACGCAATCATCCCAATCATGCTGGGTGATGCAAAAGTAGCGGCTGAATTCGCAGAGCGCGCACTAGAGAAAGGTATCTACGTAGTAGGTTTCTCTTTCCCTGTAGTACCAAAAGGCCAAGCTCGTATCCGTACGCAAATGTCTGCTGCACACTCTCGTGAGCAACTAGACCGTGCAATCGATGCGTTCATCCAAGTTGGTAAAGACATGGCTATCATCTAATTTTGAAGGGGTGCCTTGTGCATCCTTTGATTAGATAAAACAACACCCAATAGAACATATAGATTTTTGATTCTCGCCTTACAGTTAGGCGAGATGAACTGGATAACATTATGAAAATTAAAGCACTTTCTAAGCTTAAGCCTGAAGAAGGCATTTGGATGACCGAGGTTAAAAAACCTGAAATGGGTCATAATGATCTTCTTATCCGTATTAAGAAAACCGCAATTTGTGGTACTGACGTACATATCTATAACTGGGATGAGTGGTCACAAAACACAATCCCAGTACCTATGGTAGTAGGTCACGAATACGTGGGTGAAGTTGTTGGCATCGGCCAAGAAGTTCGTGGTTTTGAAATCGGCGACCGTGTATCTGGCGAAGGTCACATCACATGTGGTCACTGTCGTAACTGTCGTGGCGGCCGTACTCACCTTTGTCGTAACACTACAGGTGTTGGTGTAAATCGCACTGGTGCGTTCTCTGAGTTCCTTGTGATCCCTGCGTTCAACGCATTTAAGATCCCTGCAGAAATCTCTGACGATCTAGCATCGATCTTTGACCCGTTTGGTAACGCAGTACACACAGCGCTTTCTTTCGACCTAGTAGGCGAAGACGTGCTAATCACTGGTGCTGGTCCAATCGGTATCATGGCTGCTGCTGTTGCGAAGCACGTTGGTGCTCGTCACGTTGTAATTACTGACGTAAACGAATACCGCCTAGACCTTGCTCGTCAAATGGGTGTGACTCGTGCAGTAAACGTAATGGAAGAGAAGCTTGAAGACGTAATGGCTGATCTTGGCATGACTGAAGGCTTCGATGTAGGCTTAGAAATGTCTGGTAACCCATCTGCGTTCAACAGCATGCTGACTAACATGAACCACGGCGGTAAGATCTCTCTACTAGGTATTCCACCATCAGATATGGCAGTAGATTGGAATCAAGTAATCTTTAAAGGCTTGGTTATCAAAGGTATCTACGGTCGTGAGATGTTCGAAACTTGGTACAAGATGGCGTCACTAATCCAGTCAGGCCTAGATCTAACACCAATCATTACTCACCGCTACAAAGTGGACGACTTCCAGAAAGGCTTCGACATGATGCGTTCTGGTATGTCTGGTAAGGTGATTTTAGACTGGGAGTAGGTTACAACCGGTTTTGAATTTCAGAAGGCAACAGGTAAAACTGTTGCCTTTTTTGTCGCCATTCTGTAGCCATTTTAAGTTGATAATTAATTTAACCTGTTGATATTTAATGGTTGTTTTTGATTTTGCATAGAGTGGCAAGTTTGATTCAATCAGGATTAGACCTATCACCAATCATTACTCATCACTTTAAAATTGATGATTTCCAAGCTGGCTTCGATGCTATGCGTAGTGGGCTTTCTGGCAAGGTTATCCTCGATTGGGAATAGAAAAAATTAGGCTCTAAATAGCAAAAGGCGACAGTGAAAACTGTCGCCTTTTTTACGAATAAAACCGCTAAATAACGGTCGATTACAGTGCCTGCCGCCACTTTGTCGCCATTAATTCTCTAATGGATTGAGGTGTACAGCTTGTATCAAATGTTCTGGAGCAAAATGAGAATACGCCATTGTCTGCTCAATTTTAGTGTGTCCAAGAATTCGCTGTAACACCAAAATATCCCCTTTGTTCATCATAAAATGCGAAGCAAATGTATGTCGTAGAACAGGCGTCGCTTGACCACTCGGTACGTGCTCTGGTAAAGCTCTTTTAATGTAGCGCCAGGCGTCCTTGTAACTCGTGTTAAAAATTTTATGGTTGCTCACCGCGATATCTAAGATCTCTTGATATAAAGCCGGTGAGATGGGCACACTTCGATTCCTCTTACCTTTTGTCTTGGTGTAAGTCAGTTTAAATTCAGCTACCTGTGAACGGGTAAGAGTTAGAGCTTCACTTATACGGGCACCGGTGGCTAAGCAAATCTTAGAAATTACAATGAGCTGTGGAATCGAGACTGTAATGACTCGGTTGAAATTTTTCAGGTTAACTAGGGCGTGTTGATCTTTCGTGAGTGTTTTTTGAACAGCATGGTAAAGAGTTATAATTTGCTTCGCCAAAAGTAAAACCATAACCAATACCATGCCAAGAACAATGCTAACTGATATTCGCTGGGAACTGCTACTCCAAGTTATGAAAAGTACAGGTCGTATTTACGATAAAACTGAACATCGAATGACATTTGAAGGAATACTTTATCGAATGAGAACAGGTATTCCTTGGCGAGATCTACCCTCTGAGTTCAAAGAGTGGAGTACCGTTTACAGACGATTTAATCTTTGGTCAAAGAAAGGGATTTTAGATAATCTTTTCAAAAGCTTATCTAGCATGGCTGATTTTGAATGGGTATTTCTTGATGGCTCTATAGTTAGAGCACATCAGCATAGTACAGGTGCAGCTACTGAAAGTTCAGAGCAAATAGGAAAAAGTCGCGGGGGCAACTCAACCAAAATTCACTTAGCCGTAGATAGTGGTGGCCTG
The nucleotide sequence above comes from Vibrio atlanticus. Encoded proteins:
- a CDS encoding glycine C-acetyltransferase, whose amino-acid sequence is MSSAFYQQIQTQIEEVKEEGLYKSERIITSAQKAAVSISTGEEVLNFCANNYLGLANHPALIEAAKDGMDQHGFGMASVRFICGTQDSHKELEQKLSTFLGKEDTILYTSCFDANAGLFETILGKEDAIISDALNHASIIDGVRLCKAMRFRYSNNNMEELEQQLIAAKEAGARHTLIVTDGVFSMDGVVANLPAICDLADKYGALVMVDDSHAVGFMGENGAGTHEFHNVVDRIDIITGTLGKAMGGASGGYTSGKKEVIDWLRQRSRPYLFSNSVAPAIVSASIRVLDLLAESGDLRTQLWENSAHFRTRMEAAGFTMGGADHAIIPIMLGDAKVAAEFAERALEKGIYVVGFSFPVVPKGQARIRTQMSAAHSREQLDRAIDAFIQVGKDMAII
- a CDS encoding cytochrome b562 — protein: MKTRSILLSGLIAASLLSGNAFANVDLKKNMQEMKLAFKQAAEAQSIEEMQKPIVRLDTLVAELKTGVYPVEKEDNFMEGFKKISASLDSIEQKLDQGDLESAQQELRTIDGLREEYHEKRNPSIWSKIFG
- a CDS encoding LysR family transcriptional regulator codes for the protein MINPKLIALLPDLASFILVVNEGSFTAAAKQLGVTPSALSKLITRLEKALSVKLFERTTRTLIITQAGQLVYDQSVVMINAAQQAVELSTSDHTEPAGSITVAAPEAFLNSVLQPFVVPFLNQYPEIQLKLRAADGDIDILRQGIDIAFRLTDKPDESLVLKELGKTNLVLCASPSYLEAKGIPHHPTELSKHDCLYLAETDKDHIWDFLKDDEFHTVPVSGRYAVNHSQMRLKGVKEGLGVGIFHDFVIQDALAEGSVVQVLEDWTIKSNYHGAIAMQFAQTKYMPARLRVFIDYAMEHLGDKLAGEIN
- a CDS encoding VOC family protein; the encoded protein is MLKGIHHAAIICSDYEVSKRFYTEVLKLEVIAENYREARQSYKLDLALPNGAQIELFSFPDAPERPSFPEAQGLRHLAFCVDDVQHVKSYLEGQGIEVEPIRVDEFTGKSFTFFADPDGLPLELYQI
- the tdh gene encoding L-threonine 3-dehydrogenase; this translates as MKIKALSKLKPEEGIWMTEVKKPEMGHNDLLIRIKKTAICGTDVHIYNWDEWSQNTIPVPMVVGHEYVGEVVGIGQEVRGFEIGDRVSGEGHITCGHCRNCRGGRTHLCRNTTGVGVNRTGAFSEFLVIPAFNAFKIPAEISDDLASIFDPFGNAVHTALSFDLVGEDVLITGAGPIGIMAAAVAKHVGARHVVITDVNEYRLDLARQMGVTRAVNVMEEKLEDVMADLGMTEGFDVGLEMSGNPSAFNSMLTNMNHGGKISLLGIPPSDMAVDWNQVIFKGLVIKGIYGREMFETWYKMASLIQSGLDLTPIITHRYKVDDFQKGFDMMRSGMSGKVILDWE
- a CDS encoding IS5 family transposase, which translates into the protein MPRTMLTDIRWELLLQVMKSTGRIYDKTEHRMTFEGILYRMRTGIPWRDLPSEFKEWSTVYRRFNLWSKKGILDNLFKSLSSMADFEWVFLDGSIVRAHQHSTGAATESSEQIGKSRGGNSTKIHLAVDSGGLPICFDLSEGQRHDIVHAESLVEQLDEVNTIVCDKGYDSEPFRTFVKERGGETVIAKRNYGQDIDKDSMDWCLYKYRHLVENAFGRIKHYRAISSRYDKLERNYASMLSLAFMLMWLPMYC
- a CDS encoding PepSY-associated TM helix domain-containing protein, with protein sequence MLRNESQIPAKAQVTSQSKSSATTGSKTNIKSKDRNKTLYFLTWRWHFYAGLFVIPFMLMLSITGLVMLFDDEIELAFHQDAIEIVASGEPIKVSQQLAAVQNHYPQGTVTQFVPSKVPDLANRFPVSLEDGTSVFATVNQYTGEVVGEIPRSDSLYQLANDIHGTLLIGDWGDYLIEVAISLSILLLISGIYLWLPRDNASRAGFLKLRFGSGTRVLMRDLHANIGGTLSFILLLFILSGLSWTGFWGGKLVQAWSTFPAQMWDDIPLSNETHASLNHGSEEEMPWNLEQTPLPLSQDKPAEHVHQVEEASEAHDHSKMGEDHSQHVLSASNFSIDDVIEKAQSIGFTQYKVNFPRSETGVYTVAANTMGGDIIDPTQDRTTHLDQYSGRILGEVTWQDYNLFAKTLAVGISLHQGDISIINKLLNALFCLAFIVVSVTGGVMWWIRRPSGQRKLGTPPKFGDAGFWKAGLVTVVIISILFPLAGATIVTAMLLDWLLFSRVERFKTALS